The region ataacggattgattaatgtgcctaTTTAGCGACACACAGcatcaacaccaattactaaacataatagttaattaattaaacacagaacttgtactgtacgtactactgcctgttataaaaatctaagaacaaagtacatgcacgttctcgtggctagttgggatgttctggattctattttcttgtggccttcttcaatcgcttttccagcaatacatatggtaatcaggtagctagcccctccccttttccacttctgaccgactcctccttctatgtcggtattttgaccaagtatgttatgaaagagccggatgaaGAGGGGGACtgcacatagaaattgatattgggagATCAAGTATGtgcgtacacatgcatgtactaaaactgtagggtacagttacacagaacaaaCACGCCCATTATTTTagtcacacccaccaatggtcagaatgcgggagatttgatgccaaatgcgggtaggagggagaagggtcccaagtgtgggagtctcccgctcaatgcgggagagttggcagctctgatGTTAAagccctagctgtcatggaagtaaacatgcaaacttcgtagtagtttagattacgtatataggcctggtataggtagtcgtcgttttgcgatcgtgatcaagacaattgaaatgtacagtctagatatgcactcagttccgttgtaacgacagtggtatggtatttactgacatagaaattgatatcagcaaacattgactatcaacagtgttagatgcagcacagtgtagtaaaggattgatcatactgaaagtatgggacgtgtgaatagttgactataggtggcattcaactcctgaaggtgtttcttggttgtcaagtacacacagtccctagctacaatacaaaaggatggagCGACGAAACTTCATGAAGTATTTTCTTCACCGTTTGGTCAGTTGtacgaatcgttcctagactcatctgtagtcggacacggaaatgattttttaaggtaggtcctatcatgaaacgttgtcatggggaggagaaatttgagatttgtgtgtacacacacacacacacacacacacacacacacacacacacacacacacacacacacacacacacacacacacacacacacacacacacacacacacacacacacacacacacacacacacacacacacacacacacacacacacatacgcacaccaaaagctcaataaagagccatataggaccacgcccatttctgttgtgcaacccgCATTGGAAACCTCGCTATGCTCGGCAATAAATGGATAATGATAAAAGTTATTGTAAAGTCGTAATACACTTATTCTTACCAACATCACATCGCTTTCCTGTGTATCCAGGAGGACAGTTGCAGTGATGGTCAGCAATGAGATCACTACAATAACCACCATTGAGACACTGCACTCTGACACAATCATCAATATCTATTGACAATCATTAATGTTCTATTATCAATAAAactatttttaaaatttaattaaagtgtgttttacttgtttgacataaagTGTCTGTGAATCCAGTTGGACACAAACATTTGAACTGCCCAATGTTGTCTTGACAAGTGGCATTATTTTGACATGGGATGGATGCACACTCATCAACATCTAAACACCTTTTTTAGTAAAGTATAATAAAGTCGATCAATACGTGGGCTTACTCGTTGTACAGTGACTGTCTGTGTATCCTGTTTGGCAGTTGCATTGATAACTGTTCACCAGGTCAAGACAGCTGCCTCCATTTTGACATGGGTTGCTCTGACATTCGTTGATATCTAAAACAATCAAATACATCATGTTGGTGCCCGTATAATTTTGACAATGTCAATGTTTGGGTGATACTTATGTCACAATGCTTGTCAGTGTATCCTTCTGTGCATTGACATTGATATCCATTGATCATATCCACACAAGTTCCGCTGTGCTGACATGGATTGGAAAAACACTCAAAGATCCCTAAACATTTTGTTCtatttgtattgtatggtCAAGTTGCATTACCAGCCTTTTCTACCTGTTTCGCATTTTGTTCCCATGTATCCAGCTGTACAGTCACATACGAAGAACCCGATTTGATCTCGGCATGCCCCGTTTACACAATCATGTCGATTGCACTCATTAATTTCTATTAATAAAAACTAAACAATAACTTGTTTAGTTGTGCTGGCTTGTTCCTGACCTGTTGCACAGTTGACTCCTGTGTATCCCACATCACACGAGCAAGAGTATGAGTCGATGTGATTTGAGCATGTACCACCATGTAGACACGGACTCGACAAACATTCATCAATTTCTACCAAATTGAGTTACTCAAAGTTTATCTTATGGTGTTTAGTAGTTGAATTCTTGACCTAACCTGTTGGACAGTTGACTCCTGTGTATCCTGGTCTACAATTGCAACGATAGGAAGCAACATAATCCATACAGGTACCTTGCACACATGGACTGGACAAACATTCATTAATCTCTATGAAGATTAGAAGAAGATTTATGAATGCATTTCAAAACTGCTAGCATTCAAGTTCCAGTTTGTACCTGTTTCACAGTGTATGCCTGTATAGCCATCCTTACAGTCACACTGGTAGCTGAGAGTGCCATCATTGCATTGGCCCCCATTTTGGCAAGGATAAGATGCACAGTTGTCTATATCTATgagcacacatgtacatgagGCAACTTAGTTTCAATTCAAATTTGGTGAGAATTTTACGTGTTTCACAGTTTGTTCCTGTGTAATCACGATGGCATGTGCATTTGTACGAGCTGGTTAAGTCTTGACATGTGCCATTGTTCTCACATGGGAAAGGTAAACAAAAAAATGCTAATTACAAGATACAACATTCATATGTTATGTGGTGGAAATGTATCTACTTATATACCTGTCTCACAGTGACCTCCAGTGTAGTAGTTGGGACACTGACAACTGTACCTTTGTAGATCATCACGACATGTAGctccattttgacaaggaGTCGATTCACACTCATTAATCTCTGCACAATACGAGTCATAGAACAAGTGTGATCTTGTATTGTGTGGTGACCCTTTCTTACCGGTTGAACAGTTTCTGTCTGAGTTCTCATAACCTGCAAGGCATATCCTTTGtcctgttgttgtgttgcatgtGTAATGGGCTGGTGGGATTGCTGTGTCTTGAGCCACACAGTATTCACCACAATCGTTGTCATACCAGTTTTTGTCACAGAACAACTGCCACTCTACTGTCAATTTTATTGGATGACTTGCACGTGAACCAGTAAAGTCTGATGTCTGATTTATCAAACTGGAAGCCGCTGATATATCGATTATGTCTATTAGTTTTTGTGATAGGTTATCGATCACCTCTACTTGAATATAATGTTGATCCTGTAATGAAAGTTAGAGTTGGATTGTTGATGCTAGCAAGTACATACATTGGATGTGACATATCTATTACCAGAGCTGATGCGTTGAAGCTAAAGTTGAAAGTTCCATTACTGTCAGTAAATATAACTAGAGAGTTTCCTGGTTGTATAATTGGATTGTAGAATCCTGTTTCAATTGTTTGTAAGCAGCTTCCACTTGGAAATGATCCACTTCCACTTCCACTTCCGCTTTCACTTCCACTTGATGTTCCTCCTTTGTAACATATCTTAAACTTTGGACGACACACACGACGGCAACCTGGAGCCACCTGACCATCGCAACAGTCAGCGTTGAAATCTCTGAAGTGAAATGGACTGCTGAGCTGTTTGAATTTTACTTGCAGTCGACCGTCCCCTCTGACCTAAAAACaattaacaattatttagAGAGAATTAAATGCACTTTACTGGTCATGCTAGTAAAGTACCATAATAAGTACGTCACAAAACAAGAGCATGAAGAACAGACTCGTGGCAGCTACCATGTTGTTTGCTGTggctaaaacaaacaaatacatatacaCCTACATCTAGACACCTACTGCATGTGATGTAAAAGCATATTATTTAGAGAAAGCAAACCTCAAGTTCTACAATCTACGTATTCAACAACGCGTACTCCACATCACAGCTGCCTTGAAAATAACTGGATGTACAGCACATGTTCTAGAACCACGTGAGGTAATTAACTCTACTCATGCATCCTCCCCCTTTCTCTGCATAACTTAAAAAAAACGGCGAGATGGACAAAGAAGTTTATAATTGCTGGACAACCCATTACAGTGCACAGAAAGATTTTAAATTGGCAAGtcttgaattaattaagatttccATGAACAAAACTTCATGCAGCCACACCCATACCAACAGACTAGAGGAATGTTGAAACACTAAATTTTTAGAATAGAGTACATGCAACACTACCATGAAAAGTACATTTCCAACCCGTCAAGACGTCATTTATCCAATAATAGAAacagtacaatacaacaaatatttCTAATTTCCCTAAAATTGCCTATATACCTAAAATCTCAACATAACAGGTAAACTACATGTAAATCCAAATCTGATCATTTATTCACCAAATTTAAAAATGTAACATgtatacacaaaacaacagcaataacaacaacaacaataatacaaCGTCATGCTTCAAGCAAAAACTAGTATGCAAGAAGTGAGTGTTACTTACCATACTGTGAAATTGCAACTCTAGCTACCAGCCAACTAAACaagttgtacatgtatacagaaACTGTACTGAAAGAATTCACCCAGAAAAGTAGCAAGTGCAGTAGAAACTTCAACAGACAtcctaaacaataaataattaaatatataaataaataaacaaataaataaataatggaGCAAATTTAATTGtacataaaaaataaacaactTGTAACTAAACTAAATGCAATGAATACATCTCACAATTAATTGATCCTAAAATATgtctaaacaaacaagtaaacttTATTGCTAGATctttggtggtggtggtggtggtggtggtggtggtggtggtggtggtggtggtgatggtggtggtggtgtgtgtgtgtgtgtgtgcactacAACTCACCTGTAGTACAAGCGTTTTGTGAATTTGTCCATCCTGGAAGGCAACTCTTTGCTTCATTTGATAAACAGTCATGGCTAGTGACCACTGACATTATCCACAGGTTTACAAAATATAGAACAATCCTCAAGTTAGAAATGATCATTACATCTCACTTGCCACTTAATATCAAGACTTTTTGATTTAGTGAAATCTTCCAAAATTATTAGTGAACCAAAATTTCCATAGCTGGTGCTACTATCCTCATACTCAAATGACACTATCAATGCAGGAGGACTTGTGTAATTGTTCGACACATTAACTTCCAGATTCAATCCACCCTAGCATGATCAACATGTCATTACATTGCAAGGTCATCCTACATTCAACTGAAGATGTCAAAACTCACTTACTGGCCAGGAAcctttaaaaataaacaaatgaggTTCCTTACGCCATTTCCCAATGTTTGATTTAATGTAACGTATATGGTAAAAAGCACTGCAGGTACTGGATCAGGTGCAGTGAGAAGCACTCCAGTTGTCTGACAAATTAGAAAGAGTTCAGTTGTATAATGCCAAGTCGATAACACACTTCAAAATTGTTGTCACACGCCTGGGTAGTGATGCAAGGACTTGCAGCAACAAGAGAGTGACAGCAATCTCCATTGCTATGTTTTAGAGTAAAATCCAAATAATAGTCAAAATAAATCTCCACGTTACCGTCAGCAGCTTCCTACAGCACAAATTTTTAGTAGAGTACGTAGTGAAAACATTAAATTTGCATCAGAGCATTAGAACGCCATGCAGTACCATACAGATCTAATTACTTTGCCCCACACTTACCAAACGTGTCCAACAGAACACTAAAACTAgtcatatatataatatataaagttcaaattgtctgtgtgtgtgtgtgtgtgtgtgtgtgtgtgtgtgtgtgtgtgtgtgtgtatgttcgcgtttggcggccacgtcttttgtccgttcgcaaccgaaatcggcacgcacactcggcacgcacagaggaaggtttgcgtaaaaataaaagaaataaTACACcggtcccctttcgagggatcaacccacgcgtaaaatttctcgacgacgcaaacgctacacattgcagttcattcaaac is a window of Corticium candelabrum chromosome 20, ooCorCand1.1, whole genome shotgun sequence DNA encoding:
- the LOC134196031 gene encoding fibropellin-1-like, producing MTSKVRGDGRLQVKFKQLSSPFHFRDFNADCCDGQVAPGCRRVCRPKFKICYKGGTSSGSESGSGSGSGSFPSGSCLQTIETGFYNPIIQPGNSLVIFTDSNGTFNFSFNASALDQHYIQVEVIDNLSQKLIDIIDISAASSLINQTSDFTGSRASHPIKLTVEWQLFCDKNWYDNDCGEYCVAQDTAIPPAHYTCNTTTGQRICLAGYENSDRNCSTEINECESTPCQNGATCRDDLQRYSCQCPNYYTGGHCETAFFCLPFPCENNGTCQDLTSSYKCTCHRDYTGTNCETHIDNCASYPCQNGGQCNDGTLSYQCDCKDGYTGIHCETEINECLSSPCVQGTCMDYVASYRCNCRPGYTGVNCPTEIDECLSSPCLHGGTCSNHIDSYSCSCDVGYTGVNCATEINECNRHDCVNGACRDQIGFFVCDCTAGYMGTKCETGIFECFSNPCQHSGTCVDMINGYQCQCTEGYTDKHCDININECQSNPCQNGGSCLDLVNSYQCNCQTGYTDSHCTTNVDECASIPCQNNATCQDNIGQFKCLCPTGFTDTLCQTNIDDCVRVQCLNGGYCSDLIADHHCNCPPGYTGKRCDVGKNKCITTLQ